From the genome of Amycolatopsis granulosa:
CCTCACTCGTTGCGCACCCGCTTGCGGTGGCTGGTGTCGCAGAAGGGGTACCGCTTGCTGCGGCGGCAGGCGCACAGCGCGACCAGGAAGCGGTCCGAGCGGGCCACCGTGCCGTCCGGCAGCTCCAGCTCGACCGGGCCCTCCACCAGCACGGGGCCGCCCTCGACGAGCGTCACCTTGCGTGGTTCAGCGTTCCGTCCGGTCGGCACGGATCACCACCAGTTCCTCGTGCCGTTGTCCCGGCGCGATGAGGCCGGAGCGTTCCAGGAAGCCGACGCGGCTGCGCAGCACCGGGCCGAACGGCTCGATCGCCCGCGCGACCACCGACGTCTTCAGGCCGTGGTCCCGCAGCATCTCCATCGTCTGCCGGATGCCGCACAGTGACGAGTGGACGACCAGCATGGTCCCGCCGGGGGTGAGCAGGTCGCGGGCCTTGTCGCACAGGCAGTCCAGGTGCTTGCGACCGTCGGCGCCGGCGTCCCAGGCCAGTGCCGCCCCGTCCGGGTCCTCGGCCGACTCGCACGGCACGTACGGCGGGTTGGCCAGGACCACGTCGAACGGTGCGCCCTCGATGGAACCGGACAGGTCACCGTGCCGGACCTCCACGGGAAGCCCCCGCACGCGGGTGTTGAACCGGGCGCTCAGCACGGCGGGCAGGTACCGGTCCACCGCGGTGACGCTCGCGGCGCCGTGGCGGACCGCGGCGATCGCCAGCGCGCCGGTGCCGGTGCACACCTCGAGCACCCGCGCACCGGCCGGGAGGCGGGCCTCCCGCATCGCGCGCATCAGCAGCCAGGTGTCCGCCTGCGGGCGGTACACCCCGGGGAGTCTCAGCAGTTTCACCTGTTGCAGGTACCACCGGGAACGCCGGTCAAACGCCGCCGAGCAGGCGGACGACCGCGCGCTCGAGCACCTCCCGGTCGGTGTCGTCTCGAACGCCGCTCTCCCCGATGCGCCGCAGCGCGCTCCGGATCGTCCTGCCCTGGCTGTGCGCCTCCACGATCCGGGGGTCCACATAGGACTTGCGGCAGACCGCCGGGGTGTTGCCGAGCTCCTCGGACACCTGGCGCATCACCGCGGCCTGGGTGCGTTTGAGCCCGCGCTGCGAGCTGACCGGCTCGGCGGCGGCGAACGCGGCGGCGGCGAGCACGGTCGCGTTCCACGTCCGCAGGTCCTTCACGGTGAACTCGTCACCGACCATTTCCTTGAAGTGCTCGTTGATCTCGTCGGCGTGCACCTCGTGCCAGCCGTTGGGTGTGCGGTAGACGAACAGCCGGTCGCTGCCCGACCGCGCCCGGCGCAGCGCCTTGACGGTGGCGGCGAGGTCCCGGTCGATCAGCGTGATGTTGCGTTCGATCCCGCCCTTGGCCGGGTAGCGGAACGTGAGTTCGTCCCGCTTGACCGTCACGTGCTCGCGCAGCAGGGTGGCCGCGCCGTAGGTGCCGTTGTTCTCGGCGTACTCCTCGCTGCCGACGCGGAACACGCCGCGGTCGATCATCCGCAGCGCGGCCGCCAGCACGCGGTCGCATCCCAGCCCCGGCTGCACCAGGTCCTCGGCGATCCGCAGGCGCCACTTCGGCAGGCGGCGGGCCAGTTCCACCACGCGCTCGTGCTTCTCCTCGTCGCGTTCCTGCCGCCAGCGGTCGTGGTAGCGGTACTGCCGGCGCCCGGCGTCGTCGATGCCCACGGCCTGGATGTGGCCGTTGGGGTAGGGGCAGATCCACACGTCGCGCCACGCGGGTGGCACGGCCAGGCCCTTGATCCGCTGCAGGGTCTCCTCGTCGCGCAGCGGCTCCCCCTCGGGGGTGAAATACCGGAACCCGCGGCCGCTGCGCTGCCGCCGGATCCCGGGGCGGCCGAGTTTGCTCTTGCGCAGCCGCTGTGTCGTCCCAGTCGTCGCAGAGGTCACAGTCGTCCCACTCGTCACGTCATTTCGGAGCAGGCGCTGGTCACGGCGTCGAGGTCAGGGTATGTCGAGTCCGGGATCGCGCCCAGGTGTCCCAGGACGCTGTCGTCGGCACCGTTGGCCGTGGCCCGGCGGATCAGCTCCGCCCTGCCGCACGGGAAGTCCACATCGGACA
Proteins encoded in this window:
- a CDS encoding CDGSH iron-sulfur domain-containing protein; this translates as MPTGRNAEPRKVTLVEGGPVLVEGPVELELPDGTVARSDRFLVALCACRRSKRYPFCDTSHRKRVRNE
- a CDS encoding HemK2/MTQ2 family protein methyltransferase, yielding MKLLRLPGVYRPQADTWLLMRAMREARLPAGARVLEVCTGTGALAIAAVRHGAASVTAVDRYLPAVLSARFNTRVRGLPVEVRHGDLSGSIEGAPFDVVLANPPYVPCESAEDPDGAALAWDAGADGRKHLDCLCDKARDLLTPGGTMLVVHSSLCGIRQTMEMLRDHGLKTSVVARAIEPFGPVLRSRVGFLERSGLIAPGQRHEELVVIRADRTER
- a CDS encoding DNA topoisomerase IB, which codes for MTSATTGTTQRLRKSKLGRPGIRRQRSGRGFRYFTPEGEPLRDEETLQRIKGLAVPPAWRDVWICPYPNGHIQAVGIDDAGRRQYRYHDRWRQERDEEKHERVVELARRLPKWRLRIAEDLVQPGLGCDRVLAAALRMIDRGVFRVGSEEYAENNGTYGAATLLREHVTVKRDELTFRYPAKGGIERNITLIDRDLAATVKALRRARSGSDRLFVYRTPNGWHEVHADEINEHFKEMVGDEFTVKDLRTWNATVLAAAAFAAAEPVSSQRGLKRTQAAVMRQVSEELGNTPAVCRKSYVDPRIVEAHSQGRTIRSALRRIGESGVRDDTDREVLERAVVRLLGGV
- a CDS encoding DUF2795 domain-containing protein; translated protein: MTIPDRDRLHALLSDVDFPCGRAELIRRATANGADDSVLGHLGAIPDSTYPDLDAVTSACSEMT